One genomic region from Bufo bufo chromosome 3, aBufBuf1.1, whole genome shotgun sequence encodes:
- the LOC120994077 gene encoding olfactory receptor 4C6-like, producing the protein MENDFNISKNLVLLGLMEMEGLKYLYCVLSIVLYSFILLLSIVIVFVVFTDTRLHEPMYILICNLVLNGIFGSSLFFPKLIVDLITSSTSITHGNCAIQSLCVAFFALYEMSTFTLMAFDRYLAVCHPLHYGTRITNEKVINLIIGSFVVAFILVLTAVLLTWKLPLCGNRINNIFCDNMSMIVLSCVDSSISQFYSASGVIIYLCVTIFVTIFSNLHIFFVCLKLSGESRHKAVHTLVTHLLNFSIFLIGFLFVFIRYRLGSVKLPITIHILLSVTSLIIPPLFNPLIYGFRTRALRMRIVQDLQWLKWTKTHMQSRPISVISYNQSQ; encoded by the coding sequence ATGGAAAATGACTTCAACATCAGCAAAAATCTAGTCCTCCTGGGACTCATGGAGATGGAAGGACTTAAAtatctgtactgtgtcctgtctATTGTCCTATATTCATTCATTCTGCTCTTAAGTATTGTTATTGTCTTTGTCGTATTCACAGATACAAGGTTACATGAACCCATGTACATCCTTATATGTAATCTGGTCCTCAATGGAATTTTTGGCAGCTCATTATTTTTCCCAAAGCTGATAGTTGACCTTATCACCTCGTCCACGTCCATCACTCATGGTAACTGTGCTATTCAATCTCTGTGTGTGGCTTTCTTTGCCCTCTATGAAATGAGCACTTTCACCCTTATGGCGTTTGACCGATATTTGGCTGTTTGTCACCCTCTACACTATGGCACAAGGATAACTAATGAGAAGGTCATCAACCTCATCATTGGATCATTTGTAGTGGCCTTCATTCTTGTACTCACAGCCGTGCTCCTCACATGGAAGCTTCCTCTGTGTGGAAACAGAATAAACAATATATTTTGTGACAATATGTCTATGATTGTCCTCTCCTGTGTGGACTCTTCCATCAGTCAATTCTACTCCGCTTCTGGGGTCATCATCTACTTGTGCGTTACCATCTTTGTCACTATTTTCTCCAATCTGCATATATTTTTTGTCTGCTTGAAACTCTCTGGAGAATCCCGCCATAAAGCTGTCCACACTCTGGTCACCCATCTACTCAACTTTTCTATCTTTTTGATTGGCTTCTTATTTGTTTTCATCAGGTACCGGCTGGGCAGTGTTAAGCTCCCAATTACTATCCACATTCTTctctctgtcacttctcttatcattCCCCCATTGTTCAACCCCTTGATCTATGGATTTCGGACACGTGCCCTGAGGATGAGGATTGTTCAGGACTTACAATGGCTGAAATGGACTAAAACACATATGCAATCTAGACCTATATCTGTCATAAGTTATAATCAGAGCCAATGA